A window of the Streptomyces sp. NBC_00250 genome harbors these coding sequences:
- a CDS encoding amino acid ABC transporter permease, whose protein sequence is MKTKPTVLYDVPGPRARRRNVLWTLLFLVALAAVVWWVVASLADKGQLEWSKWAPFFTDARVWETYILPALKNTVIAAGLAMVIALPLGALLGISRLSDHRAVRGTAGTVVEFFRAIPVLILMLFANEAYSEFIDISPDVRPLYAVVTGLVLYNASVLAEVVRAGILALPAGQTDAAKAIGMRKGQTMTYVLLPQSVTAMLPALVSQLVVIVKDTALGGAMLGFSELLASVRPMSANYGANTIACFTVVAVLFVILNFALTTFASWLEGRLRRGKKSTGAVVGVGAVEELATPGEHMGPTDETK, encoded by the coding sequence GTGAAGACCAAGCCCACCGTCCTCTACGACGTTCCCGGGCCCCGCGCCCGGCGGCGCAACGTCCTCTGGACGCTGCTGTTCCTTGTCGCGCTGGCCGCGGTCGTGTGGTGGGTCGTGGCGAGCCTCGCCGACAAGGGCCAGCTCGAATGGTCCAAGTGGGCCCCCTTCTTCACCGACGCCCGCGTCTGGGAGACGTACATCCTCCCCGCCCTCAAGAACACCGTGATCGCCGCCGGACTCGCCATGGTGATCGCCCTGCCCCTCGGCGCCCTCCTCGGCATCTCCCGCCTCTCCGACCACCGGGCCGTACGCGGCACGGCGGGCACCGTCGTCGAGTTCTTCCGCGCGATCCCCGTCCTCATCCTCATGCTCTTCGCCAACGAGGCCTACTCCGAGTTCATCGACATCAGCCCGGACGTCCGCCCGCTGTACGCCGTCGTCACCGGCCTCGTCCTCTACAACGCCTCCGTTCTCGCCGAGGTCGTCCGCGCCGGCATCCTCGCCCTCCCCGCGGGCCAGACCGACGCGGCGAAGGCCATCGGCATGCGCAAGGGCCAGACCATGACGTACGTGCTCCTCCCGCAGTCGGTCACGGCCATGCTGCCCGCTCTCGTCAGTCAGCTCGTCGTCATCGTCAAGGACACCGCGCTCGGCGGCGCGATGCTCGGCTTCTCCGAACTCCTCGCCTCCGTCCGTCCGATGAGCGCCAACTACGGGGCCAACACGATCGCCTGCTTCACCGTCGTCGCCGTGCTCTTCGTCATCCTCAACTTCGCGCTCACCACCTTCGCCTCCTGGCTCGAAGGCCGGCTGCGGCGCGGCAAGAAGTCCACGGGCGCGGTCGTCGGCGTGGGCGCGGTCGAGGAACTGGCCACGCCGGGCGAACACATGGGTCCGACCGACGAGACCAAGTGA
- a CDS encoding glutamate ABC transporter substrate-binding protein, with amino-acid sequence MNTTRTHRATVRTGRATVAVAAAVVLSFTSAGFANGATGAVPRDHGGDEITVGIKYDQPGIGLKTPDGTYTGFDVDVATYIAKELGHDPSDIVWKEAKSADRETLLQRGDVDFIAASYSINDKRAEKVDFAGPYLLAHQDVLIRADDDSIKQPSDLNNKKLCSVTGSTSAQNVKDKIAPDAQLQEYGGYSECLTGLENGVIDAVTTDDSILAGYASQEEFKGKFKLGGFKMSNENYGIGVQKGSELKAKINTALEKMVADGSWDAAVKKNFGPAGYQNEPAPEIGVIVK; translated from the coding sequence ATGAACACGACCAGGACCCACAGGGCCACCGTCCGGACCGGCAGGGCCACCGTGGCCGTCGCCGCGGCCGTCGTCCTCTCCTTCACCTCCGCCGGATTCGCGAACGGCGCGACCGGTGCCGTGCCCCGCGACCACGGCGGCGACGAGATCACCGTCGGCATCAAGTACGACCAGCCCGGCATCGGCCTGAAGACCCCCGACGGCACCTACACCGGCTTCGACGTCGACGTGGCCACGTACATCGCCAAGGAACTCGGCCACGACCCGTCCGACATCGTGTGGAAGGAGGCCAAGAGCGCCGACCGGGAGACGCTGCTCCAGCGCGGTGACGTGGACTTCATCGCGGCCTCCTACTCGATCAACGACAAGCGGGCCGAGAAGGTCGACTTCGCCGGCCCCTACCTCCTCGCCCACCAGGACGTGCTGATCCGCGCCGACGACGACTCGATCAAGCAGCCGTCCGACCTGAACAACAAGAAGCTCTGCTCGGTCACCGGCTCGACGTCCGCGCAGAACGTCAAGGACAAGATCGCCCCCGACGCCCAACTCCAGGAGTACGGCGGCTACTCCGAGTGCCTGACCGGTCTGGAGAACGGTGTCATCGACGCCGTCACCACCGACGACTCGATCCTCGCCGGGTACGCGTCGCAGGAGGAGTTCAAGGGCAAGTTCAAGCTCGGCGGATTCAAGATGAGCAACGAGAACTACGGTATCGGCGTCCAGAAGGGCAGCGAACTCAAGGCGAAGATCAACACGGCCCTGGAGAAGATGGTCGCCGACGGTTCCTGGGACGCGGCGGTGAAGAAGAACTTCGGCCCCGCCGGCTACCAGAACGAACCCGCCCCCGAGATCGGCGTCATCGTGAAGTGA
- a CDS encoding amino acid ABC transporter permease, which translates to MFDFLQGYDLLGAFWVTVQLTVYSAIGSLIWGTLLAAMRVSPVPLMRGFGTCYVNIVRNIPLTVIIVFTSLGLFQTLGVDMGADRFTTINFRLAVLGLTAYTSAFVCEAVRSGINTVPLGQVEAARAIGLSFPQVLRIVVLPQAFRSVVGPLANVLIALTKNTTVAAAIGVAEAALLMREMIENEAQLILISAIFAVGFICLTLPTGLFFGWVAKKVAVKR; encoded by the coding sequence GTGTTCGACTTCCTTCAGGGGTACGACCTGCTGGGAGCCTTCTGGGTGACGGTGCAGCTCACCGTCTACTCGGCGATCGGCTCCCTGATCTGGGGGACGCTGCTGGCCGCGATGCGCGTCAGCCCCGTCCCCCTGATGCGGGGCTTCGGCACCTGCTACGTCAACATCGTCCGCAACATCCCCCTCACCGTCATCATCGTCTTCACCTCGCTCGGCCTCTTCCAGACCCTCGGCGTCGACATGGGCGCCGATCGCTTCACCACGATCAACTTCAGGCTCGCCGTCCTCGGTCTCACCGCGTACACCAGCGCCTTCGTCTGCGAGGCAGTGCGCTCCGGCATCAACACCGTCCCCCTCGGACAGGTCGAGGCGGCCCGCGCCATCGGTCTCAGCTTCCCGCAGGTGCTCCGCATCGTCGTGCTCCCGCAGGCCTTCCGCTCCGTCGTCGGGCCCCTCGCCAACGTCCTCATCGCCCTCACCAAGAACACCACCGTGGCCGCCGCCATCGGCGTCGCCGAAGCGGCCCTGCTGATGCGGGAGATGATCGAGAACGAGGCCCAGCTCATCCTCATCTCCGCGATCTTCGCCGTCGGCTTCATCTGTCTGACCCTGCCCACCGGACTCTTCTTCGGCTGGGTGGCGAAGAAGGTGGCGGTGAAACGGTGA
- a CDS encoding DUF6230 family protein has product MALSEDTPEENTNTSLPEGGSGRRGRVRFRRAALMGVPALAAAATLVVLTAQGALAAQFAISGMPFTVTADSMEGRGFGQFGALDNMAEGSPNAGDTGGQVLVIVTAIREAELTRLCQSVELGGTFLHITAGGEGTPVKASGLTTDSTDISGKLADFDNIEIGGDASTFEKPPVKGPLGSFGQQADTVTIKDLRQTNYATTAVRFTLPDLHMSFSSKGC; this is encoded by the coding sequence ATGGCCCTGTCCGAAGACACCCCCGAAGAGAACACGAACACCTCGTTACCCGAAGGCGGTTCGGGCAGACGCGGCCGGGTCCGCTTCCGCCGCGCCGCCCTGATGGGTGTCCCCGCCCTGGCCGCGGCCGCCACCCTCGTGGTACTGACCGCGCAAGGGGCGCTCGCCGCCCAGTTCGCCATCTCCGGCATGCCGTTCACGGTCACCGCCGACTCCATGGAGGGCAGGGGCTTCGGACAGTTCGGAGCCCTCGACAACATGGCGGAGGGCAGCCCCAACGCCGGCGACACCGGCGGTCAGGTGCTCGTCATCGTCACCGCGATCCGCGAGGCCGAACTCACCAGACTCTGCCAGAGCGTGGAACTCGGCGGCACGTTCCTGCACATCACGGCGGGCGGCGAGGGCACCCCCGTGAAGGCCTCGGGGCTCACCACCGACTCCACCGACATCTCCGGCAAGCTCGCCGACTTCGACAACATCGAGATCGGCGGCGACGCCAGCACCTTCGAGAAACCGCCGGTCAAGGGCCCGCTCGGCTCCTTCGGGCAGCAGGCCGACACCGTCACCATCAAGGACCTGCGGCAGACCAACTACGCCACGACCGCCGTCCGGTTCACCCTGCCCGACCTGCACATGAGCTTCAGCTCGAAGGGCTGCTGA
- a CDS encoding Tat pathway signal sequence domain protein — protein sequence MRKRALLVTLGLAVTAGLAATTQAGATAAAGDVLTTGGPGGTAVAVGDVLNATLPAGTQARIATTSGGSTGITCNTSAFTATVTGNPAAPGTATESATAHTLSSCTTNIIGATGVQSITVNNLPFATAVVSGGALTVTAGATGPIQTTLKINTILGVTTCVYRAASLTATPSNTDNSLTFTNQQFTKFSGPGTCPANGYFSAKYGPVRDTSQAGSPAVFVN from the coding sequence ATGCGCAAGCGCGCTCTCCTCGTCACCCTCGGCCTCGCCGTCACCGCCGGCCTGGCCGCGACCACCCAGGCCGGTGCGACCGCCGCCGCCGGCGACGTCCTCACCACCGGTGGCCCGGGCGGCACCGCCGTCGCCGTCGGCGACGTCCTCAACGCCACGCTCCCCGCCGGGACGCAGGCCCGGATCGCCACCACCTCCGGCGGCAGCACCGGCATCACCTGTAACACCTCTGCGTTCACCGCCACCGTCACCGGCAACCCCGCCGCGCCCGGCACCGCCACCGAGTCCGCCACGGCCCACACGCTGAGCAGTTGCACCACCAACATCATCGGAGCGACGGGCGTCCAGAGCATCACGGTGAACAACCTGCCGTTCGCCACCGCCGTCGTGTCCGGCGGCGCGCTCACCGTCACCGCGGGCGCCACCGGCCCGATCCAGACCACCCTGAAGATCAACACCATCCTCGGCGTGACGACCTGCGTCTACCGGGCCGCCAGCCTCACCGCCACACCGTCCAACACCGACAACTCGCTCACCTTCACCAACCAGCAGTTCACCAAGTTCAGCGGCCCCGGCACCTGCCCGGCCAACGGCTACTTCTCCGCCAAGTACGGACCCGTCCGGGACACCAGCCAGGCCGGCAGTCCCGCCGTCTTCGTGAACTGA
- a CDS encoding alpha/beta hydrolase: MTTDTRSRVRAGRRRTARRTVAAGTLLVMALLAAAPAATASGPAGAVASITADRQDESRRGALLDITPVAALDRAQVAAFVSGPGIDARGVRYGVTAHRLTYRTVTPTGAPTTATGLLVLPRGGPHRLSLVSDTHGTMVHRDYAPSVGEGFGRLSPYLYAAGGRAVAAPDYLGLGRGPGRHPYMDTRSSVSASLDMLRAARQAARRLGRPLTGDVYATGFSQGGQVAMGLGRELAGGADRGFRLRALAPISGPYDIEGSETPGAFDGRVEPRSAVFYFSYFLTAQNRLRPLYRDPAEVFRAPYAGFVEDLFDGSHGEEEITERLPGTPEELFTADFLEELRHPSGELLRTFRANDGTCDWRPDVPVRLYTASGDRDVPIANSRACAADLARHGRKATVVDQGAVSHFGAFGTSAPRIAEWFDAMDARATRGGGGGAR; this comes from the coding sequence ATGACAACCGATACTCGTTCTCGGGTCCGGGCGGGGCGGCGCCGTACCGCACGGCGTACCGTCGCCGCCGGAACCCTCCTGGTCATGGCCCTGCTCGCGGCCGCCCCCGCCGCCACCGCGTCCGGCCCTGCCGGGGCAGTCGCCTCGATCACGGCGGACCGGCAGGACGAATCCCGCCGCGGTGCCCTCCTCGACATCACCCCGGTCGCCGCCCTCGACCGGGCACAGGTGGCCGCGTTCGTCTCCGGGCCCGGGATCGACGCACGCGGCGTGCGGTACGGGGTGACGGCCCACCGGCTCACCTACCGCACCGTCACTCCCACGGGGGCACCGACCACGGCCACCGGACTCCTCGTCCTGCCCCGGGGCGGCCCGCACCGGCTCTCCCTGGTCTCCGACACGCACGGCACGATGGTGCACCGCGACTACGCGCCGTCGGTGGGCGAGGGATTCGGCCGGCTCTCCCCCTATCTGTACGCCGCCGGGGGCCGTGCCGTCGCCGCTCCCGACTACCTGGGGCTCGGCCGGGGCCCCGGCCGCCACCCGTACATGGACACCCGCTCCTCCGTCTCCGCCTCGCTCGACATGCTGCGCGCGGCCCGACAGGCCGCCCGGCGCCTCGGCCGGCCGCTCACCGGCGACGTGTACGCGACGGGATTCTCCCAAGGCGGGCAGGTGGCGATGGGGCTCGGCCGCGAGCTGGCCGGCGGGGCCGACCGCGGATTCCGGCTGCGGGCCCTCGCCCCGATCAGCGGACCGTACGACATCGAGGGCAGCGAGACCCCCGGGGCCTTCGACGGGCGCGTGGAGCCCCGGAGCGCCGTCTTCTACTTCTCCTACTTCCTCACCGCCCAGAACCGGCTCCGGCCGCTCTACCGGGACCCGGCCGAGGTGTTCCGTGCGCCGTACGCCGGGTTCGTCGAGGACCTCTTCGACGGTTCCCACGGCGAGGAGGAGATCACCGAACGGCTGCCGGGCACGCCGGAGGAGCTGTTCACGGCGGACTTCCTGGAGGAGCTGCGGCACCCCTCGGGCGAGCTGCTGCGCACGTTCCGCGCCAACGACGGCACCTGCGACTGGCGACCGGACGTGCCCGTACGCCTGTACACGGCCTCCGGCGACCGGGACGTGCCGATCGCCAACTCCCGCGCCTGCGCCGCGGACCTGGCCCGGCACGGGCGGAAGGCGACCGTCGTCGACCAGGGGGCGGTGAGCCACTTCGGGGCGTTCGGAACGTCCGCACCGCGGATCGCGGAATGGTTCGACGCGATGGACGCCCGTGCGACGCGGGGCGGCGGGGGCGGCGCGCGATAG
- a CDS encoding carboxyl transferase domain-containing protein translates to MSDPTTAREAITLVTGDDFTELPFTEGPLTGDGPIGWPGYSDTHARASARTGETESVICGTGEIGGVQVVLISFEFRFLGGSLGERTGARAAAAHALARARRLPVVVLPATGGSRMHEGMRALLQLQFLARESALTRAAGLPQIAVLRDPTTGGGWATLGAGSDVVLALPGAQVGFAGSRVRPPDADPAAYTAEAQLAHGHVDAIVTPDALPGALGRWLSLLTRPAQGPVAPPRALGDPGTPPAASGREAVARARHPERPRAAAYLDAHFSVREEISGDRSGGVDPGMRCGFGRLPDGRTVAYAAQCGTATRPAGFRTAARLVRLADRLGIPVLTLIDTPGAANDPAAERAGAGPAIADLFAAVVSARVPVTSLLIGEGGSGGALALAAPDNLWATPDSYFSVIAPEAAASILKRPPEESDTTADQLRLRPRDLLDLGVVRGVVEP, encoded by the coding sequence ATGAGCGACCCGACGACGGCACGCGAGGCGATCACCCTCGTCACCGGCGACGACTTCACCGAACTCCCCTTCACCGAGGGCCCTTTGACGGGTGACGGGCCGATCGGGTGGCCCGGCTACTCCGACACGCACGCGCGCGCCTCCGCCCGTACCGGCGAGACCGAGTCGGTGATCTGCGGGACGGGCGAGATCGGCGGCGTACAAGTGGTCCTGATCTCCTTCGAGTTCCGGTTCCTCGGCGGCTCCCTCGGAGAGCGGACCGGCGCGCGGGCCGCCGCCGCCCACGCACTGGCCCGCGCGCGACGACTGCCCGTGGTCGTACTGCCGGCCACCGGCGGCAGCCGAATGCACGAAGGCATGCGCGCTCTCCTCCAACTCCAGTTCCTGGCACGCGAGTCGGCCCTCACCCGGGCCGCCGGGCTGCCACAGATCGCCGTCCTGAGGGATCCGACGACGGGCGGCGGCTGGGCCACGCTCGGCGCCGGATCGGATGTGGTCCTCGCGCTGCCCGGAGCCCAGGTCGGCTTCGCCGGTTCCCGCGTCCGCCCGCCGGACGCGGACCCCGCCGCGTACACGGCGGAGGCACAGCTCGCCCACGGACACGTCGACGCGATCGTGACTCCGGACGCGCTCCCCGGCGCCCTCGGGCGCTGGCTCTCCCTGCTCACCCGCCCCGCGCAGGGCCCGGTCGCTCCGCCGCGTGCGCTCGGCGACCCGGGCACGCCGCCCGCCGCGAGCGGCCGGGAGGCGGTGGCCCGTGCCCGGCACCCCGAGCGGCCCCGGGCCGCCGCGTACCTCGACGCGCACTTCTCCGTCCGCGAGGAGATCTCGGGCGACCGCTCCGGGGGCGTCGACCCGGGCATGCGGTGCGGCTTCGGGCGGCTCCCCGACGGACGTACGGTCGCGTACGCCGCGCAGTGCGGGACCGCGACCCGCCCGGCCGGCTTCCGTACGGCCGCCCGGCTCGTGCGGCTCGCCGACCGGCTGGGGATCCCCGTCCTCACCCTCATCGACACGCCGGGGGCGGCCAACGACCCGGCGGCGGAGCGCGCCGGAGCGGGCCCCGCGATCGCCGACCTGTTCGCCGCCGTGGTCTCCGCCCGCGTCCCCGTCACCTCCCTCCTCATCGGCGAGGGCGGCTCGGGCGGCGCGCTCGCCCTCGCCGCCCCCGACAACCTCTGGGCGACGCCCGACAGTTACTTCTCGGTGATCGCCCCGGAGGCCGCCGCCTCCATCCTCAAGCGCCCGCCGGAGGAGTCCGACACCACGGCGGACCAACTTCGTCTGCGGCCACGGGACCTCCTGGACCTCGGTGTCGTCCGGGGCGTCGTGGAGCCGTAG
- a CDS encoding alpha/beta hydrolase, with the protein MADKPAIVLVHGFWGGAAHWSKVITELHRRGHDRLHAVENPLTSLAEDAERTRKMVRQVDGPVLLVGHSYGGAVITEAGDLPNVTGLVYIAAFAPDAGESPGQISQEHPPAAFENIVPDSDGYLWVKQDKFHDSFAQDLSQEEALVMAVTQKAPLASTFGDNVTAPAWRAKPTYYQVSTEDRMIHPDNERRMAARMNPRKTIELDASHASLASQPAEVCDLIELAVRETGA; encoded by the coding sequence ATGGCAGACAAGCCCGCGATCGTCCTTGTCCACGGCTTCTGGGGCGGCGCCGCCCACTGGTCGAAGGTGATCACCGAACTCCACCGGCGCGGCCACGACCGCCTCCACGCCGTCGAGAACCCGCTCACCTCGCTCGCCGAGGACGCCGAGCGCACCCGGAAGATGGTCAGGCAGGTCGACGGGCCCGTGCTGCTCGTCGGCCATTCCTACGGCGGGGCCGTCATCACCGAGGCGGGCGACCTGCCGAACGTGACCGGCCTCGTCTACATCGCCGCGTTCGCCCCCGACGCGGGGGAGAGCCCCGGACAGATCAGCCAGGAGCACCCGCCGGCCGCCTTCGAGAACATCGTCCCCGACTCCGACGGCTACCTCTGGGTCAAGCAGGACAAGTTCCACGACAGCTTCGCCCAGGACCTGAGCCAGGAAGAGGCCCTGGTCATGGCCGTCACCCAGAAGGCACCGCTCGCCTCCACCTTCGGCGACAACGTCACCGCCCCGGCCTGGCGGGCCAAGCCCACGTACTACCAGGTCTCCACCGAGGACCGCATGATCCACCCGGACAACGAGCGCCGCATGGCCGCGCGCATGAACCCGCGCAAGACCATCGAGCTCGACGCGAGCCACGCCTCGCTCGCCTCCCAGCCCGCCGAGGTCTGCGACCTGATCGAGCTGGCCGTACGCGAGACCGGGGCCTGA
- a CDS encoding amino acid ABC transporter ATP-binding protein produces MPVPEGGDALVVLRGVDKYFGALHVLQSIDLTIHRGEVVVVIGPSGSGKSTLCRAINRLETIDKGEIVVDGRPLPAEGRELAALRADVGMVFQSFNLFAHKTVLGNVTLGQIKVRKKDRKAAEERARALLDRVGVASQADKYPAQLSGGQQQRVAIARALAMDPKVMLFDEPTSALDPEMINEVLEVMQQLARDGMTMVVVTHEMGFARSAANRVVFMADGRIVEETTPDEFFSNPRSDRAKDFLSKILHH; encoded by the coding sequence ATGCCCGTCCCGGAAGGCGGAGACGCGCTCGTCGTGCTGCGCGGGGTCGACAAGTACTTCGGCGCCCTGCACGTCCTCCAGTCCATCGACCTGACGATCCACCGCGGCGAGGTCGTGGTCGTCATCGGGCCGTCCGGATCGGGGAAGTCGACGCTCTGCCGCGCGATCAACCGCCTGGAGACCATCGACAAGGGCGAGATCGTCGTCGACGGACGCCCACTGCCGGCCGAGGGGCGTGAACTCGCGGCCCTGCGGGCCGACGTCGGCATGGTCTTCCAGTCCTTCAACCTCTTCGCGCACAAGACGGTGCTCGGCAACGTCACCCTGGGCCAGATCAAGGTCCGCAAGAAGGACAGGAAGGCGGCCGAGGAGCGCGCCCGCGCCCTCCTCGACCGGGTCGGTGTCGCCTCGCAGGCGGACAAGTACCCGGCGCAGCTCTCCGGCGGCCAGCAACAGCGCGTGGCGATCGCCCGCGCCCTCGCCATGGATCCGAAGGTGATGCTCTTCGACGAGCCGACCTCCGCGCTCGACCCCGAGATGATCAACGAGGTCCTGGAGGTCATGCAGCAACTCGCCCGGGACGGCATGACGATGGTGGTCGTCACCCATGAGATGGGCTTCGCCCGTTCCGCCGCCAACCGCGTCGTCTTCATGGCCGACGGACGGATCGTCGAGGAGACGACCCCGGACGAGTTCTTCAGCAACCCGCGCAGCGACCGTGCCAAGGACTTCCTGTCCAAGATCCTCCACCACTGA
- a CDS encoding SgcJ/EcaC family oxidoreductase has protein sequence MKPISRTRAVLAAGLAVATLGTLTAGVGIAQAGEKDSRRGKVGEREIAGLFDRWNAALRTGDAEKVADRYAEDAVLLPTASPRIRTDHADIADYFEHFLQKKPRGEKIRSVITVLDENSAIDAGLYRFHLTDPKTGTTQAVEARYSYAYEKRDGRWLIVNHHSSVLPAEG, from the coding sequence ATGAAGCCCATATCCCGTACCCGTGCCGTCCTGGCCGCCGGACTCGCCGTGGCGACCCTCGGCACCCTCACCGCCGGCGTCGGCATCGCCCAGGCGGGCGAGAAGGACAGCAGGCGCGGCAAGGTCGGTGAGCGGGAGATCGCCGGCCTCTTCGACCGGTGGAACGCGGCGCTGCGGACCGGGGACGCGGAGAAGGTCGCCGACCGGTACGCCGAGGACGCCGTCCTGCTGCCGACCGCCTCGCCCCGGATCCGTACCGACCACGCGGACATCGCCGACTACTTCGAGCACTTCCTCCAGAAGAAGCCGCGGGGCGAGAAGATCCGCTCGGTGATCACCGTCCTGGACGAGAACTCGGCGATCGACGCCGGCCTCTACCGCTTCCACCTCACCGACCCGAAGACCGGCACCACCCAGGCCGTCGAGGCCCGCTACTCCTACGCGTACGAGAAGCGGGACGGCCGGTGGCTGATCGTCAACCACCACTCCTCGGTGCTGCCGGCCGAGGGCTGA
- a CDS encoding DUF6114 domain-containing protein, whose protein sequence is MAPGRPRQLWRTFRRWRHRRPFGAGLALALGGGEILLTQRASINVILTAGADSLVGYVLPVLMVICGLLVVLNPRQRLFYSVVGVLASLGSWVTSNLGGFFVGMMLGLIGSSLAFGWLPDRPPRGGWRPWRRTSRTAGRNGSTETPATAG, encoded by the coding sequence GTGGCGCCCGGCCGTCCCCGGCAGCTCTGGCGGACCTTCCGGCGCTGGCGGCACCGGCGCCCCTTCGGCGCCGGTCTCGCCCTCGCCCTGGGCGGAGGCGAGATCCTGCTGACCCAGCGGGCGAGCATCAACGTGATCCTCACGGCGGGGGCCGACAGCCTGGTCGGCTACGTCCTCCCCGTGCTCATGGTCATCTGTGGACTGCTCGTCGTCCTCAATCCGCGCCAGCGGCTCTTCTACTCGGTCGTCGGCGTGCTGGCGTCCCTGGGGAGCTGGGTGACGTCCAACCTGGGCGGATTCTTCGTGGGGATGATGCTGGGGCTGATCGGCAGCTCGCTCGCCTTCGGCTGGCTGCCCGACCGGCCCCCGCGTGGCGGGTGGCGCCCCTGGCGCCGCACGTCGAGGACGGCCGGGCGAAACGGCAGCACGGAGACGCCGGCGACGGCCGGTTGA
- a CDS encoding Crp/Fnr family transcriptional regulator — MSSAAPKVSTLPPEHRERLMAFAEDVHFESGHRLFEEQQHADRFWIVKTGAVTLDAKVPGRGAPVIETLRHGELVGLSWLFPPYLCQSGAEAMTPVRAHEFDAPAVRSMCHTDKEFGASVMFWVGAILAHRLHVTRVRLLDLYAPHGSGILA, encoded by the coding sequence ATGAGCAGTGCCGCACCCAAGGTCAGCACGTTGCCGCCGGAGCACCGGGAGCGGCTGATGGCCTTCGCCGAGGACGTGCACTTCGAATCCGGTCACCGGCTGTTCGAGGAGCAGCAGCACGCGGACCGGTTCTGGATCGTGAAGACGGGCGCGGTGACGCTCGACGCGAAGGTGCCGGGGCGCGGGGCGCCCGTGATCGAGACCTTGCGCCACGGGGAGCTGGTCGGCCTGTCGTGGCTGTTCCCGCCGTATCTGTGCCAGTCGGGTGCCGAGGCGATGACGCCGGTCCGGGCGCACGAGTTCGACGCCCCCGCCGTCCGCTCGATGTGCCATACGGACAAGGAGTTCGGGGCCTCGGTCATGTTCTGGGTGGGCGCGATCCTGGCCCATCGCCTCCATGTGACCCGGGTCCGGCTCCTCGATCTGTACGCCCCGCACGGGAGCGGAATCCTGGCCTGA
- a CDS encoding TetR/AcrR family transcriptional regulator, with product MTSAHGTEEGLVLPGARSGREPERSLRPGPRRLTPEQVASRQRERLLDGVARTVAENGYAGARISDICRAAGVTRPVFYELFSGKEDAVIAAYRGGTQQVVRAMQRAYDETGGATDWPSSVRAGLRVLLTLLTQTPAFATMVVEIESLGPAGRRARAELLASFRRFFTDAPPGPPWVARGELVDTVVGAVHAAVHRAVDEGRTGDLPLLLDSLVHVVVAPFTSE from the coding sequence ATGACGAGTGCTCACGGAACCGAGGAGGGGCTCGTCCTGCCGGGGGCCCGCTCAGGACGTGAGCCGGAGCGCTCGCTGCGCCCCGGGCCGCGCCGGCTCACGCCCGAGCAGGTGGCCTCCCGGCAGCGGGAGCGGCTGCTGGACGGCGTCGCCAGGACGGTCGCGGAGAACGGCTACGCGGGAGCCCGGATCAGTGACATCTGCCGGGCCGCCGGAGTGACCCGCCCCGTCTTCTACGAGCTGTTCTCCGGCAAGGAGGACGCCGTCATCGCCGCGTACCGGGGCGGCACGCAGCAGGTGGTGCGGGCCATGCAGCGGGCGTACGACGAGACGGGCGGCGCGACGGACTGGCCGAGCTCGGTACGGGCCGGGCTGCGGGTGTTACTGACCCTGCTCACCCAGACGCCGGCGTTCGCCACGATGGTGGTCGAGATCGAGTCGCTGGGGCCCGCGGGACGCCGGGCCCGCGCCGAACTTCTGGCCAGTTTTCGACGGTTCTTCACGGACGCCCCGCCGGGGCCGCCGTGGGTCGCGAGGGGTGAGCTGGTGGACACCGTGGTGGGCGCCGTCCACGCCGCGGTGCACCGGGCGGTCGACGAGGGGCGGACCGGCGATCTTCCCCTGCTCCTCGACAGTCTCGTGCATGTCGTCGTGGCCCCTTTCACCTCCGAATGA